A genomic stretch from Chromatiales bacterium includes:
- a CDS encoding zinc ribbon domain-containing protein: protein MPIYEYLCDACEERVEILQQISEPPLRECPVCHKATLKKLVSAAGFRLAGQGWYETDFKTKNQRNLVTTQEPKPDTAKGKDAKKANTVSSGDVNSKKSTATKSDKPKQQSNKAPKP from the coding sequence ATGCCTATTTACGAATACCTTTGCGATGCTTGCGAAGAGCGCGTCGAAATATTGCAACAAATATCAGAGCCGCCTCTACGAGAGTGCCCTGTGTGTCATAAAGCAACCCTTAAAAAACTAGTCTCAGCAGCAGGTTTTAGATTGGCTGGGCAGGGCTGGTACGAAACTGATTTCAAAACAAAAAATCAGCGTAATCTGGTAACTACGCAAGAACCAAAGCCTGATACGGCTAAAGGCAAAGATGCTAAAAAGGCAAACACCGTTAGTTCCGGCGATGTTAATAGCAAAAAGTCGACCGCCACTAAAAGTGATAAGCCTAAGCAACAAAGCAATAAAGCACCAAAACCTTAA
- the aspS gene encoding aspartate--tRNA ligase encodes MRSHYCGEIDRHLIGQEISVCGWVNRRRDHGGVIFIDLRDRAGLLQLVADPSNAEVFLTAEKIRNEFVLQAKGHLRCRPAGTENPELKSGEVELLCESLIILNKADTPPFQPEDHDVNEEIRLRYRYIDLRRPQMFANLKMRAEIFKTLHTFLDKHGFIEIETPILTRATPEGARDYLVPSRVHPQSFYALPQSPQLFKQLLMIGGLDRYYQMPRCFRDEDLRADRQPEFSQLDIETSFMDETAIMELIEQMLKHLYKCVLDVELPDFQRMRYADAMARYGCDRPDLRVPLELTELTDLMCDVEFKVFSQPAKDSAGRVAALKIPQGGRLSRKEIDDYTDYVARFGAKGLAYIKCEAIASGRKGLQSPILKFLSDDVITQIIERTEAHDGDLIFFGAAHKNIVNDSLGALRVRIANDLHLLNKDCEWQPLWIIDFPMFEYNYQTKRWDSMHHPFTAPALDAELSPENLNVCLSRAYDVVINGVELGGGSIRIHEPTTQRKVFNILGINDAEAEEKFGFLLKALSYGCPPHGGIAFGLDRIAMLMSKSKSIRDVIAFPKTQSASCPLTDAPASVAATQLKELHLKQSK; translated from the coding sequence ATGCGTAGTCATTATTGCGGAGAAATAGACCGACATTTAATCGGACAAGAAATAAGCGTTTGCGGCTGGGTCAATCGCAGACGAGACCACGGCGGCGTTATATTTATAGACTTGCGCGACCGCGCAGGTTTATTGCAGTTAGTTGCTGATCCTTCCAATGCTGAAGTTTTCCTAACTGCCGAAAAGATACGCAACGAATTTGTGCTACAAGCAAAAGGACACTTACGTTGCCGACCGGCCGGCACCGAAAACCCGGAGCTCAAAAGCGGAGAAGTTGAATTACTGTGTGAATCTTTGATTATACTCAACAAAGCTGATACTCCGCCATTCCAACCAGAAGACCACGATGTAAACGAAGAGATACGGCTACGCTACCGTTATATAGATTTGCGTCGCCCGCAAATGTTCGCTAACCTCAAGATGCGCGCCGAAATTTTCAAAACCTTACATACCTTTTTGGATAAACATGGATTTATTGAAATTGAAACACCAATTTTAACCCGTGCAACACCTGAGGGGGCGCGCGATTACTTAGTGCCTAGTCGCGTACACCCACAAAGCTTTTATGCATTGCCGCAATCCCCTCAACTGTTTAAGCAGCTATTGATGATTGGTGGATTGGATCGCTACTATCAAATGCCGCGTTGCTTTCGCGACGAGGACTTACGTGCCGACCGTCAACCTGAGTTTAGTCAACTGGATATAGAAACTTCCTTTATGGATGAGACTGCTATTATGGAATTGATAGAGCAGATGTTAAAGCATCTGTACAAATGCGTGCTTGATGTAGAACTGCCGGACTTCCAGCGCATGCGCTATGCCGATGCCATGGCGCGCTACGGCTGCGATCGCCCAGACTTACGCGTTCCACTGGAGCTGACTGAGTTAACCGATTTAATGTGTGATGTAGAATTCAAAGTATTCTCGCAACCTGCCAAAGACTCGGCTGGACGGGTGGCAGCATTAAAAATCCCACAAGGAGGGCGGCTAAGCCGTAAAGAAATAGACGATTACACCGATTATGTCGCTCGTTTTGGTGCAAAAGGACTGGCCTATATTAAATGCGAAGCTATCGCATCAGGCAGAAAAGGGTTGCAATCCCCGATCTTGAAATTTCTCTCTGACGATGTGATTACACAGATTATAGAACGCACTGAAGCACACGACGGCGATCTGATATTCTTTGGGGCTGCACATAAAAATATAGTCAACGACTCGCTAGGAGCATTGCGCGTCCGAATTGCTAATGACCTGCATTTGCTAAACAAAGACTGTGAGTGGCAACCGTTATGGATTATCGACTTTCCAATGTTTGAATATAACTACCAAACCAAGCGGTGGGATTCCATGCACCACCCTTTCACCGCACCAGCATTAGACGCCGAACTGTCTCCAGAAAATCTCAACGTTTGTTTATCGCGCGCCTACGATGTGGTGATAAACGGCGTAGAATTAGGCGGCGGTTCTATACGCATACACGAGCCAACTACACAGCGTAAGGTATTTAATATCTTAGGCATAAATGATGCCGAAGCCGAAGAAAAATTTGGCTTTTTGTTAAAGGCACTAAGCTACGGTTGCCCACCGCATGGCGGTATTGCATTTGGCTTGGATAGGATCGCAATGTTGATGAGCAAAAGCAAATCCATCCGTGATGTCATTGCATTTCCTAAAACACAGAGCGCATCGTGCCCGCTCACCGACGCACCAGCCTCAGTAGCCGCAACGCAATTAAAGGAACTCCATCTAAAGCAGAGTAAATAG
- a CDS encoding glycosyltransferase family 2 protein, whose protein sequence is MKFSVIIPVRNNRSELKELLETIEQQSYTEPFETIIVDQSDIKGEPLKVTRGPCQWFRMEGTGVARSRNLAFNHANGDYLVWADSDMRFKTDTLSNVDKITNDYPQYDAICGACINLEDGKPYLRYSYNQPQRINFDNYHCCLGVMVVKRSILSEVGLLDECLGTGGRYGGSEETDWVLRMLGHGCQLLYHPEHAVLHPRLDADKMQLREWVRRHYTYGMGRGAMLRKHSRIKPIWAIKHSLLALIKPAAGILIEILRLRGKQALRYAASIVGRLHGFLSYKP, encoded by the coding sequence ATGAAATTTTCTGTGATTATCCCAGTGAGAAATAATCGTTCGGAATTAAAAGAGTTACTGGAGACGATTGAACAGCAAAGTTATACGGAGCCTTTCGAGACGATTATCGTTGATCAATCGGACATTAAAGGAGAACCGCTTAAGGTGACGCGAGGTCCCTGTCAATGGTTTCGTATGGAAGGCACTGGTGTTGCCCGTTCGCGCAACTTAGCATTTAACCATGCGAATGGAGACTATTTAGTATGGGCCGATTCTGATATGCGCTTTAAGACGGATACGCTAAGCAATGTAGATAAGATTACTAATGACTATCCGCAATATGATGCTATCTGCGGTGCTTGTATTAACCTAGAAGACGGCAAACCTTATTTGCGTTATTCGTACAACCAACCGCAGCGTATCAATTTCGATAATTACCATTGCTGCTTAGGTGTGATGGTCGTTAAAAGGAGTATTTTATCCGAGGTTGGATTATTGGATGAATGTTTGGGTACTGGTGGACGATACGGTGGCAGTGAGGAAACTGATTGGGTGTTACGCATGCTCGGACATGGTTGCCAGCTGTTGTATCACCCTGAACATGCGGTATTACACCCGCGTTTGGATGCCGATAAGATGCAGTTAAGAGAATGGGTACGCAGGCATTACACTTATGGTATGGGGCGCGGCGCAATGTTGCGCAAGCACTCACGAATTAAGCCGATCTGGGCGATTAAGCATTCGCTATTGGCGCTGATAAAGCCTGCAGCAGGGATTTTAATAGAAATTCTACGCTTGCGCGGAAAGCAAGCTCTGCGCTATGCTGCATCGATAGTCGGCAGGTTACACGGCTTCTTATCTTATAAACCTTGA
- the nudB gene encoding dihydroneopterin triphosphate diphosphatase → MGEQEHLYKRPESVLVVVYTQENEILALRRKYPDYFWQSVAGSLEWDETPIQAARRELCEETGLSDISTLVDHHTCNEFLIYPVWRHRYAPGVISNKEYLYSLKIKTRCRIVLDEREHSEYRWLSIPEAILRINSHTNRDAISNIINSA, encoded by the coding sequence ATGGGGGAACAGGAGCATTTATACAAACGTCCGGAATCGGTACTCGTTGTAGTCTATACGCAAGAAAATGAAATTTTAGCGTTGCGGCGTAAATACCCGGACTATTTTTGGCAATCAGTAGCCGGCAGCTTGGAATGGGATGAAACTCCGATACAAGCCGCACGCAGAGAACTCTGCGAAGAAACTGGCTTATCCGATATCAGTACATTAGTCGATCACCATACTTGCAACGAGTTTTTAATTTATCCTGTTTGGCGACATCGTTACGCTCCGGGTGTTATATCTAATAAAGAATATTTATATAGCTTGAAAATAAAAACACGGTGTCGCATCGTACTGGATGAACGAGAGCATAGCGAATATCGCTGGCTTTCGATACCCGAAGCTATATTGCGTATTAATTCTCATACCAATAGAGATGCAATTAGTAATATTATCAACTCTGCCTGA
- a CDS encoding YebC/PmpR family DNA-binding transcriptional regulator — protein sequence MAGHSKWANIQHRKKAQDAKRGKLFTRLIREITVAARLGDINPESNSRLRLAIDKAIAANMPKDSIERAIKRGCGEIEGAVYENINYEGYGPGGVAILVECTTDNKNRSVSEIRHAFARFGGNLGTSGSVSYLFKQHGVLSYPPDLDEEAILEAATLAGADDIENEHNIEILTKPENLLKLKQAMTASGYEPNSAEIEMRPTDLVPLNGSDSGKLINLLEALENCDDVQNVYCNAGFTDTTINDGTG from the coding sequence ATGGCTGGGCACAGTAAATGGGCAAATATACAACATCGTAAAAAGGCCCAAGATGCCAAGCGAGGCAAACTATTTACTCGTTTAATCCGTGAAATTACTGTGGCCGCACGGTTGGGTGATATAAACCCGGAAAGCAACTCTAGATTGCGTCTGGCTATAGATAAAGCTATTGCTGCGAATATGCCCAAAGACAGCATCGAGCGAGCTATCAAACGAGGCTGTGGTGAGATAGAAGGCGCGGTGTACGAGAACATCAACTACGAAGGTTACGGGCCTGGTGGAGTTGCGATATTGGTAGAATGCACGACCGATAACAAAAACCGCAGTGTCTCGGAAATACGCCACGCTTTTGCCCGTTTCGGTGGTAATTTAGGCACTTCAGGTTCAGTCTCCTATTTATTCAAACAGCACGGTGTACTCAGTTATCCGCCCGACCTTGATGAGGAAGCAATTCTAGAAGCAGCAACTTTAGCCGGTGCAGATGACATAGAAAATGAGCATAATATAGAGATTTTGACTAAGCCGGAAAATTTACTCAAACTCAAACAAGCGATGACTGCATCAGGATACGAACCAAACTCCGCAGAGATAGAAATGCGGCCGACTGACCTAGTGCCACTGAACGGCAGCGACAGCGGTAAATTAATAAATTTGTTAGAAGCCTTAGAGAATTGCGATGATGTCCAAAATGTTTATTGTAACGCCGGTTTTACAGATACAACTATAAACGACGGTACGGGATAA
- the ruvC gene encoding crossover junction endodeoxyribonuclease RuvC, whose translation MQRILGIDPGSLSTGYSVIESNGSANRYITSGQIKLSSLGSIERLAGIYDGVCDIITSYQPAMMAVENVFMSKNADSALKLGQARGVAICAGVKAGLTVHEYSARFVKKTITGNGAADKNQVKYMACRLLGIMERHQNDESDALAIALCHAFAMSMDKILKAQQ comes from the coding sequence ATGCAGCGTATATTGGGCATAGATCCCGGTTCGCTCTCTACCGGCTATTCAGTTATAGAAAGCAACGGTAGCGCAAATCGCTACATCACCAGTGGTCAAATTAAGCTCTCTTCTTTAGGTTCTATAGAACGTCTAGCGGGGATTTATGATGGTGTCTGCGATATCATAACTTCTTATCAACCTGCAATGATGGCCGTAGAAAATGTGTTTATGTCTAAAAATGCGGATTCGGCACTCAAACTTGGTCAAGCACGAGGTGTTGCGATCTGTGCTGGCGTCAAAGCCGGTCTCACGGTACACGAATACAGCGCACGCTTTGTTAAAAAGACCATAACCGGTAACGGTGCGGCTGATAAAAATCAGGTCAAATATATGGCCTGCCGTCTGCTCGGCATTATGGAACGGCATCAAAACGATGAAAGCGATGCGCTCGCCATCGCCTTATGCCATGCTTTTGCAATGTCAATGGATAAAATACTCAAGGCACAACAATGA
- the ruvA gene encoding Holliday junction branch migration protein RuvA — translation MIARLIGELILKSPPYLLIEVGGIAYELQAPMSTFYKLPEIGEQVIVLTHQVVREDAHTLYAFINEYDKALFKELLKVRGVGAKMALAILSSMEENVFRQSIENEDVATLSRLPGIGTKTAQRLIVEMKDRFKDEFWQTPETAAANTSSDQSQPASNALVALGYKPSEARNLIKKVRTEGKTVEAIIREALRLKI, via the coding sequence ATGATTGCTCGTCTAATCGGTGAATTGATTCTAAAATCACCACCCTATCTGCTGATTGAAGTCGGCGGCATAGCTTATGAATTGCAAGCGCCGATGTCGACCTTCTATAAACTCCCAGAAATCGGTGAGCAAGTTATTGTACTAACCCATCAGGTTGTACGAGAAGATGCGCACACGCTATACGCTTTTATCAACGAATATGACAAAGCCTTGTTCAAAGAACTACTTAAAGTACGCGGTGTCGGTGCTAAAATGGCATTGGCGATACTCTCTAGCATGGAAGAAAATGTGTTTAGGCAATCAATAGAAAATGAAGATGTGGCAACATTATCCAGGTTGCCGGGAATAGGCACGAAGACCGCACAAAGGCTCATCGTTGAAATGAAAGATCGCTTCAAGGATGAGTTCTGGCAAACGCCTGAGACCGCTGCTGCAAACACTTCTAGCGACCAATCACAGCCCGCATCCAATGCTCTAGTAGCACTGGGCTATAAGCCGAGTGAAGCAAGAAACTTGATTAAAAAGGTACGCACCGAAGGTAAGACGGTAGAAGCAATTATCCGCGAGGCACTACGATTAAAAATTTAA
- the ruvB gene encoding Holliday junction branch migration DNA helicase RuvB, which yields MDNETNNALLSGQQNIDEIQSDDDVRPRRLKDYIGQSTVKEQMDIFITAATSRGDALDHVLIFGPPGLGKTTLAHIIANEMSVNLRQTAGPILEKAGDLAAILTNLEPKEVLFIDEIHRLSPAIEEILYPAMEDFQIDIVIGEGPAARSIKLDLPPFTLVGATTRTGLLTSPLRDRFGITQHLDFYRTEELAQIVKRSARIINTDIDEAGALEIARRSRGTPRITNRLLRRVRDYAQVKANDAINQVVANKALSMLNVDRHGFDAMDRKLLETIIEKFSGGPVGIDNLATAISEERGTIEDVIEPFLIQSGFLIRTARGRLATQSAYRHLGYEISPSAPQAADPKQSLF from the coding sequence ATGGATAATGAAACAAACAATGCGTTGCTGAGCGGTCAACAAAATATCGATGAGATACAAAGCGACGATGATGTACGCCCTCGCCGATTAAAGGATTATATAGGGCAATCCACGGTAAAAGAGCAAATGGACATATTTATTACCGCAGCCACCAGTCGTGGTGACGCATTAGACCATGTGTTGATCTTCGGGCCACCAGGTCTGGGCAAGACGACACTCGCCCACATTATCGCTAACGAAATGAGCGTCAACCTTCGGCAAACCGCCGGACCTATCTTGGAAAAAGCCGGCGATCTCGCTGCCATATTAACCAACCTAGAACCTAAAGAGGTATTATTCATTGACGAGATTCATCGCCTAAGTCCAGCAATAGAGGAAATACTCTATCCGGCAATGGAAGACTTTCAAATAGACATCGTTATAGGTGAGGGACCTGCGGCACGATCTATAAAACTTGATTTACCACCATTTACTCTAGTTGGTGCTACCACGCGCACTGGATTGTTAACCTCTCCTTTGCGAGATCGTTTTGGTATAACCCAGCACTTGGATTTTTATCGCACCGAAGAACTTGCGCAAATCGTAAAGCGCAGTGCGCGTATCATCAATACAGATATAGATGAAGCCGGCGCACTTGAGATTGCCCGCCGCTCGCGCGGCACACCGCGCATCACTAATCGTCTGCTACGCAGAGTACGAGATTATGCACAAGTCAAAGCGAATGATGCCATCAATCAGGTAGTTGCAAACAAAGCTCTCAGTATGCTCAATGTAGATAGACATGGCTTTGATGCAATGGACCGCAAGCTGTTAGAGACTATCATAGAAAAATTCTCTGGCGGGCCGGTCGGTATAGACAATTTAGCTACTGCAATTAGTGAGGAGCGCGGCACTATTGAAGATGTGATAGAACCCTTTTTAATACAGAGCGGATTTCTCATCCGCACCGCACGTGGGCGACTAGCTACCCAATCCGCATACCGCCATTTAGGCTATGAAATCTCTCCTTCAGCCCCGCAAGCCGCCGACCCTAAGCAAAGCCTATTCTAA
- the tolQ gene encoding protein TolQ, which translates to MQSEIGFFSLISEATFIVQLVLLVLIVASVLSWSAIIVKWREFRRIKMQAARFEERFWSGMELSELYKEINEQEQEGMAKIFYSGFNEYIRLHKQDSLSPLAIADTAVRSMKVVLAREVDNWNKHLNFLSVVASTSPYVGLFGTVWGIMHAFLALQDVQQATLSLVAPGIAEALVATALGLFAAIPAVIAYNRFSEHSNLLISRYDNFIEEFTAILHRQILHKNNS; encoded by the coding sequence ATGCAATCTGAAATCGGTTTCTTTTCTTTGATTAGCGAGGCTACTTTCATAGTACAGCTGGTCCTCCTAGTACTGATAGTAGCTTCAGTTTTGAGTTGGAGTGCAATCATTGTGAAATGGCGGGAATTCCGTCGTATAAAAATGCAAGCCGCCCGATTTGAGGAGCGTTTTTGGTCAGGCATGGAATTAAGCGAACTGTATAAAGAAATTAATGAGCAAGAGCAAGAAGGTATGGCAAAAATATTCTATAGTGGATTTAACGAATACATACGCTTACATAAACAAGACTCGTTGTCGCCGTTGGCGATCGCGGATACTGCAGTGCGCTCTATGAAAGTTGTATTAGCCAGAGAAGTTGACAACTGGAACAAGCATTTGAATTTCCTATCAGTGGTTGCTTCGACCTCTCCGTATGTTGGTTTGTTCGGTACTGTTTGGGGCATTATGCATGCCTTTCTGGCATTACAAGATGTTCAACAAGCAACGCTTTCTCTGGTTGCTCCCGGAATTGCCGAAGCGTTGGTGGCAACGGCACTAGGATTATTTGCTGCGATTCCCGCAGTCATTGCATACAATCGTTTTAGCGAGCATAGCAACCTATTGATTTCCCGCTACGATAACTTTATAGAAGAATTCACCGCAATACTGCATCGGCAAATCCTGCATAAAAACAATTCGTAA
- the tolR gene encoding protein TolR, whose protein sequence is MRTLQRNKAIAEINVVPYIDVMLVLLIIFMVTVPLIQQGVEIELPESNSELLPQDSEQEPLIITVDTVGNFFINQGSRANQPLPEETLIREATILLEQNPDDTVYVRGDRNAPYKHVMKAMVALQKAGTAKIGLVTQPIAE, encoded by the coding sequence ATGAGAACACTACAACGCAATAAAGCCATTGCCGAAATTAATGTAGTCCCGTATATAGATGTCATGCTAGTGTTACTGATTATCTTCATGGTTACAGTGCCGCTGATACAACAAGGTGTGGAAATAGAGTTACCGGAAAGCAATAGCGAGTTACTTCCGCAAGATAGCGAACAAGAACCTTTGATTATCACCGTTGATACGGTCGGTAATTTTTTTATTAATCAAGGTTCGCGTGCCAATCAACCCTTGCCAGAGGAGACTCTAATCAGAGAGGCTACTATCTTGCTGGAACAAAATCCTGATGATACGGTCTATGTGAGAGGTGACCGTAATGCACCGTACAAACATGTGATGAAAGCGATGGTTGCATTACAAAAAGCTGGAACCGCAAAAATAGGCTTGGTCACCCAACCGATTGCCGAGTAA
- a CDS encoding TonB C-terminal domain-containing protein, translating into MRKRRNIYISSTVISVLLHLLFFSTVAISLKTCTAPASITAQPPPTVPESIDAEVITQQEINTYYERKQQEALVKEHALQLERERQERARRLAEEQKQAELLKQKKLQEQQKKQEEARLEQLRAEQQEQQRQAELRRKEQERIEKERLAEEQKRLEEEQKRIAEEKRRLEEEQKRAAEEKRRLEEEKRKQLEEEQRRLAEHRKKEEAERLKMRKKQIAIWQRQYEQMIRNSVEQHWKKPPTSIKGGECILKIRQDQQGAILSVNFIRCEGDKLFVRSVEEAVWKANPFPTPPSADVFASEIEFTFKRDY; encoded by the coding sequence ATGCGCAAACGGCGCAATATCTATATAAGTTCTACAGTAATCTCAGTATTACTGCATCTGTTGTTTTTTTCGACCGTTGCAATTTCCCTTAAGACCTGTACCGCTCCCGCTTCGATAACAGCACAACCACCGCCAACCGTCCCTGAGAGCATTGATGCCGAAGTGATTACACAGCAAGAGATTAATACATATTACGAGCGCAAACAGCAAGAAGCATTGGTAAAAGAACATGCCCTGCAGCTTGAAAGAGAAAGGCAGGAACGCGCCCGACGGCTGGCCGAAGAACAAAAACAAGCTGAACTGTTGAAGCAAAAGAAATTACAAGAACAACAGAAAAAGCAGGAAGAAGCTCGTCTAGAACAATTGCGTGCAGAGCAACAAGAACAGCAAAGGCAAGCTGAATTAAGGCGTAAAGAACAAGAGCGTATAGAAAAAGAACGACTAGCCGAAGAACAAAAACGACTAGAGGAAGAGCAAAAGCGCATCGCCGAAGAAAAAAGACGGCTGGAGGAAGAGCAAAAGCGCGCCGCTGAAGAAAAAAGACGACTGGAGGAAGAAAAGAGAAAGCAGTTAGAAGAAGAACAGCGCCGCCTGGCTGAACATAGAAAAAAAGAAGAAGCCGAACGATTGAAGATGCGCAAAAAACAAATCGCAATTTGGCAACGACAATACGAACAAATGATTCGCAATAGTGTCGAACAACACTGGAAAAAACCCCCGACTAGCATCAAGGGCGGTGAATGCATATTGAAAATACGCCAAGACCAGCAAGGTGCTATATTGAGTGTCAACTTTATACGCTGCGAAGGTGATAAATTATTCGTCCGTTCAGTAGAAGAAGCAGTATGGAAAGCTAACCCTTTTCCTACCCCTCCTTCGGCGGATGTATTCGCATCAGAGATAGAATTTACCTTTAAGAGAGATTACTGA
- the tolB gene encoding Tol-Pal system beta propeller repeat protein TolB: protein MCARCKITILLILFCFSTNVQAQLKIEITEGVVGGVPIVVLPFVGEPTNVPRNYSEIIASDLAYSGLFYILDNQNFSELSTPNDKINYADWLANGAEKIISGIVDDSTLIVRLDDAVKESTTKEWKFSLKDNLIKTVSHYASDLIYEELTGIAGIFSTRLAFISSDRLGPKERKFYLNIADADGWHASAIYTSDATLMSPTWSHDYKRIAYVSYENNEAQIFLQVLSTGQRNNLSEIIGSAYAPAWSSDNNRLSFVASRNGNSDIYTYRFDNQEITQVTRSLAIDTEPAWIGNDALVFTSDRSGSPQLYSVSLSDGEITRLSFEGNYNADADVSTDKTKLAYISQRSNGFSVVIRDLTDDNELVLSFGGLDERPRFAPNGHLLSYITTQNGKSAIGLLTIDGALGELIPVEANNIRGIAWSPLIQQ from the coding sequence ATGTGCGCACGATGTAAGATAACAATATTGCTTATATTATTTTGTTTTTCTACCAATGTACAAGCCCAATTGAAAATAGAAATAACCGAAGGTGTAGTCGGTGGTGTGCCGATTGTAGTATTACCTTTTGTAGGAGAACCCACGAATGTGCCACGTAATTATAGTGAGATTATTGCATCTGATTTAGCATACAGCGGTTTATTTTATATCTTAGATAATCAAAACTTTTCTGAACTTTCAACGCCCAATGATAAGATCAACTACGCCGATTGGTTGGCCAACGGCGCCGAAAAGATAATATCAGGTATCGTTGATGACTCCACATTAATCGTCCGCTTAGACGATGCTGTCAAAGAAAGCACAACTAAAGAATGGAAGTTTAGCCTTAAAGATAATCTCATTAAAACCGTTTCACATTATGCGAGCGATTTAATCTACGAAGAACTTACCGGCATTGCCGGGATTTTCAGTACGCGCTTGGCATTCATCAGTTCGGATAGACTAGGACCTAAAGAACGCAAATTCTATTTGAACATCGCCGACGCTGATGGCTGGCATGCGTCTGCCATCTATACTTCGGACGCTACACTGATGTCGCCGACTTGGTCCCACGATTATAAACGTATTGCATATGTATCCTATGAGAATAACGAAGCGCAGATATTTTTACAAGTATTAAGTACTGGACAGCGCAACAATCTATCCGAAATAATAGGTTCCGCTTATGCACCTGCTTGGTCTTCTGACAACAATAGATTGAGCTTTGTCGCGTCACGCAACGGCAACTCTGATATTTATACTTATCGTTTTGATAACCAAGAAATCACTCAAGTAACCCGAAGCCTTGCAATAGACACTGAACCCGCGTGGATAGGAAATGATGCCTTGGTGTTTACTTCAGACCGTAGCGGATCTCCACAGTTATATAGCGTATCTCTAAGCGATGGTGAAATCACACGTTTGAGTTTTGAAGGTAACTATAACGCCGATGCGGATGTATCCACCGACAAAACCAAACTTGCTTACATCAGTCAGCGAAGCAACGGATTTTCCGTAGTAATACGCGATTTAACGGATGATAATGAACTCGTGTTGAGCTTCGGTGGTCTTGACGAAAGACCTCGCTTCGCACCCAATGGACATCTACTAAGCTACATTACAACGCAAAATGGCAAATCGGCAATCGGACTATTAACCATTGACGGTGCTTTAGGAGAACTCATTCCCGTTGAAGCCAATAACATCAGAGGCATTGCTTGGTCCCCGCTAATACAGCAATGA